The proteins below are encoded in one region of Paenibacillus albus:
- the ribE gene encoding riboflavin synthase: MFTGLIEEIGTLKRTYKQGEAMVLAIEASRILEDAAIGDSISVNGVCLTVTELSPNVFTVDVMPQTFRHTNLKDMRPGERVNLERAMQAGGRFGGHIVQGHADGSGAIVSRENDVNAVVYTIRPHDPALMRYVIPQGSVTLDGISLTVVRADHNSFSVSIIPHTLRETALQWKQAGGVINIECDVLGKYVDHLLHFKGVGDTQDAGSKPAAKNGITAAFLAENGFF, encoded by the coding sequence ATGTTTACAGGACTTATTGAAGAGATTGGGACGCTGAAGCGGACTTATAAACAAGGTGAGGCCATGGTGCTTGCCATTGAAGCTTCTCGCATTCTGGAGGATGCCGCAATCGGCGACAGCATCTCAGTAAACGGCGTCTGCTTGACGGTGACGGAGCTGAGCCCGAATGTGTTTACCGTTGATGTGATGCCGCAGACGTTCCGTCATACGAATCTCAAGGATATGCGTCCAGGCGAGCGAGTGAACCTAGAGCGGGCCATGCAGGCGGGTGGTCGCTTCGGCGGGCATATCGTACAAGGACATGCGGATGGCTCAGGCGCAATCGTATCCCGCGAGAACGATGTGAATGCGGTTGTGTACACGATTAGGCCGCACGACCCCGCGCTCATGCGCTATGTCATCCCGCAAGGCTCAGTTACGCTGGACGGAATCAGCCTTACAGTCGTGCGAGCGGATCATAACAGCTTCTCGGTGTCTATCATTCCGCATACGCTGCGTGAAACTGCGCTTCAATGGAAGCAGGCGGGCGGCGTCATTAATATCGAATGCGATGTGCTAGGGAAATACGTCGATCATCTGCTCCATTTCAAAGGGGTGGGCGACACGCAGGACGCAGGCAGCAAGCCGGCAGCAAAGAACGGCATCACGGCCGCGTTTCTGGCTGAGAACGGATTTTTCTAA
- a CDS encoding bifunctional 3,4-dihydroxy-2-butanone-4-phosphate synthase/GTP cyclohydrolase II, which translates to MSKQAFNTIEEAISDLLLGKSVIVVDDEDRENEGDLIALASKATPEVINFMISEARGLVCVPITQERAEELDLPPMVQRNTDYHGTAFTVSVDHVSTSTGISAYERSQTVQALIDPSTKADDFRRPGHIFPLIAKKGGVLRRAGHTEAAIDLARMCGSTPAAVICEIIKEDGSMARLPDLIEFKEKHGLKLISIQELIHYRNEKEKLVERVVDVKMPTDFGIFRAVAYTNEVDNKEHVALVKGEIDPEKPILVRVHSECLTGDVFHSHRCDCGPQLEAALRQIDEAGNGVLLYMRQEGRGIGLINKLKAYQLQEQGLDTVDANIKLGFAPDLRDYGIGAQILKDLGVRQMRLLTNNPRKIRGLEGYGIEVVERVPIQMDSNESNNNYLQTKKSKLGHLLKFDDVTN; encoded by the coding sequence ATGAGCAAACAAGCATTTAACACGATTGAAGAAGCAATCTCTGATTTGCTGCTTGGCAAGTCTGTTATCGTCGTTGATGATGAAGACCGCGAGAATGAAGGCGACCTGATCGCACTGGCAAGTAAGGCGACGCCGGAAGTGATTAACTTCATGATTTCGGAAGCGCGAGGACTGGTGTGCGTGCCAATTACGCAGGAACGGGCGGAGGAGCTGGATTTGCCGCCAATGGTACAGCGCAATACCGACTACCACGGTACAGCATTTACCGTATCCGTTGACCACGTATCAACCTCGACCGGTATCTCGGCCTATGAGCGTTCGCAAACGGTTCAAGCGCTGATCGATCCGAGTACTAAAGCGGATGATTTCCGCAGACCTGGCCATATTTTCCCGCTTATTGCGAAGAAGGGCGGAGTATTGCGTCGTGCCGGTCATACCGAAGCGGCGATTGATTTAGCTCGCATGTGCGGCTCCACGCCGGCTGCAGTCATCTGCGAAATCATCAAGGAAGACGGTTCGATGGCTCGTCTGCCTGATCTGATCGAATTTAAAGAGAAGCATGGACTGAAGCTCATCTCCATCCAAGAGCTGATCCATTATCGCAACGAGAAAGAGAAGCTCGTAGAGCGCGTCGTCGATGTGAAGATGCCTACGGATTTCGGAATCTTCCGGGCGGTAGCCTATACGAACGAAGTCGATAATAAAGAGCATGTCGCACTTGTCAAAGGCGAGATCGATCCGGAGAAGCCAATTCTTGTCCGCGTTCATTCGGAATGCTTGACTGGCGATGTCTTCCACTCGCACCGCTGCGATTGCGGTCCGCAATTGGAAGCAGCGCTCCGCCAAATTGATGAAGCCGGTAATGGCGTGCTTCTCTACATGCGTCAGGAAGGGCGCGGGATCGGCCTTATTAACAAATTGAAGGCTTACCAGCTTCAGGAGCAGGGATTAGATACCGTGGATGCGAATATTAAACTTGGATTCGCTCCCGATCTGCGCGATTATGGGATAGGCGCTCAAATCTTGAAGGATCTCGGCGTTCGCCAAATGCGTCTGCTCACGAACAATCCGCGTAAGATTCGCGGCCTGGAAGGCTACGGTATCGAAGTGGTCGAGCGTGTTCCGATTCAAATGGATTCGAACGAAAGTAACAACAATTACTTGCAAACGAAGAAATCAAAGCT